The region GTTTCAATGGACTCAATAATGAATTTCCAAGAATCATAAGTGATTCTGTAAATGAAGGAAGTTTTGATATTTCGTCTAATGTTTTTTCATCAACTACTTTATTTTCATAAATTCCACTTACAATTCTTAATGCAGGGAATTTCTTCTTTAAGCCTACTAAGGTCTTTAATGCTGCTAACGAATCACCTTTAACAAAGGCATAAGCATTTTGTAAAACTAAACTATCATTAATATTTGCATATTCTGTATTTTTTAATGCTTGTTTAACTAGTCTATTTTTGTAAACTTTTAGCAATGCATTATTTGGAGCTAATTCTTTTCTAATTTCTTGAAATGAAACAACATCCAAAGTAGCATAATTAATTACATATAATGCTTGTGATTCTTTTAAATTGTTTGAAATTTCTTCAACAACTAAAACCTTGGCATCTTTTAATGCGCTCATTATTATTCCTCCTATAAAGATTATGCAATGTACAAACAAGTATAAACATACTAGGTAACATTATTAAGCACTACGCCGTTACTGTCTTCATATATTGCGTTGAAATTATAACAAATTTTTAAAATTTTTATAATTTTTAAATAAAAAAATAGCCATTAGGCTATTTGTTGTTCTTTGAAAACTGAATACGACTTAATTTAGATAACTATATAGAATATTACTATTAAACCAATAAATTTATTAGTACTGGTCAGCTGAATGCATTGCTGCACTTACACCTCCAGCCTATCAACCTCATAGTCTATAAGGAATTTTAAAGGGAATACTAATCTTTGAGGGGGCTTCCCGCTTAGATGCTTTCAGCGGTTATCCCTGCCGCACTTGGCTACCCAGCTATGCTTCTGGCGAAACAACTGGCACACCATCGGTGCGTCCACTCCGGTCCTCTCGTACTAAGAGTAGCTCTCATCAATATTCCAACGCCCACATCAGATAGGAACCAAACTGTCTCACGACGTTTTGAACCCAGCTCGCGTACCGCTTTAATGGGCGAACAGCCCAACCCTTGGAACCGACTCCAGCTCCAGGATGCGATGAGCCGACATCGAGGTGCCAAACCTTCCCGTCGATGTGATCTCTTGGGAAAGATAAGCCTGTTATCCCCGGGGTAGCTTTTATCCGTTGAGCGACGGCCTTTCCACGAAGAACCGCCGGATCACTAAGTCCTGCTTTCGCACCTGCTCGACTTGTAGGTCTCACAGTCAATCACACTTCTACCTTTATGCTCTTAGATACGGTTTCTGACCGTATTGAGTGTAACTTTGAACGCCTCCGTTACCCTTTAGGAGGCGACCGCCCCAGTCAAACTACCCACCACACACTGTCCTCTTCCCGGATAACGGGAACAAGTTAGAAGTTCAATGTAACAAGGGTGGTATTTCAACGGCGACTACTCTTAAACTAGCGTTCAAGCATCAACGTCTCCCACCTATCCTACACATGTTAAATCAAACTCCAATATGAAGTTATAGTAAAGCTCCACGGGGTCTTTTCGTCTAGATGCGGGTCTCCGGCGTCTTCGCCGGAACCATAATTTCACCGAGTCTATTGTCGAGACAGTTAAGAGATAATTACTCCTTTCGTGCAGGTCAGTATTTAGCCGACAAGGAATTTCGCTACCTTAGGACCGTTATAGTTACGGCCGCCGTTCACCCGGGCTTCACATTAATGCTTCGCTAATGCTAACACCTCTGCTTAACCTTCGGGCACTGGGCAGGAGTCACCCCATATACATCATCTTACGACTTAGCATAGAGCTGTGTTTTTGATAAACAGTTCCCCCTTACTATTCACTGCGGCCCACATTTTATTGTGGGCATCCCTTCTTGCGAACTTACGGGATGAATTTGCAGAGTTCCTTGACAATAGTTTTCTCGCTCGCCTTAGAATACTCATCTTGGGGACGTGTGTCCGTTCTCGGTACGGGTTTCCTAACACTTAATGTTAGAAGCTTTTTTAAGAGGCATGAAATCATCTAATTCGCTACTCAGTTGCCCTTTTGCTATGCATCGTAACTCCCAGTTAAGTTATGCGGATTTGCCTACATAACCCAGTTGTTACTTACCCCACAATCCAATTAGTGGTAAAATTATCCTTCCCCGTCACTCCATCACATGTTAAGAAAGTACAGGAATATTAACCTGTTGTCCATCGGCTACGCCTTTCGGCCTCGTCTTAGGACCCGACTAACCCTGGGTGGACGAACCTTGCCCAGGAAACCTTCCCCAATAGGCGTCAGAGATTCTCACTCTGAATCGTTACTCATACCGGCATTCTCACTTGTAAGCGCTCCACCAGTCCTCACGGTCTGGCTTCTAAGCCCTTACAACGCTCTCCTAACGCATTTCTGCCCGTAGCTTCGGTATTGTGTTTTAGTCCCGTTGAATTATCGGCACAAAGTCTCTCGACTAGTGAGCTATTACGCACTCTTTAAACGGTGGCTGCTTCTAAGCCAACATCCTAGCTGTTTAAGAAACTTCACAACCTTTCTCACTTAACACAATTTTGGGACCTTAGCTGACGATCTGGGTTGTTCCCCTCGCGTGCATCGACGTTATCACCGATGTACCGACTGCATAGTAATACATGATAGTATTCGGAGTTTGATTATAGTCAGTACGGCTAGGCGCCGCCATTCCATATTCAGTGCTCTACCCCCATCATTTAACACTACACGCTAGCCCTAAAGCTATTTCGGAGAGAACCAGCTATCTCCAAGTTCGATTGGAATTTCACCCCTACCCACAAGTCATCCGGGCACTTTTTAGCGTACTGCGGTTCGGTCCTCCACTTAGTGTTACCTAAGTTTCAACCTGCTCATGGGTAGATCACCTGGTTTCGGGTCTATATCAACATACTAAATCGCCCTATTCAGACTCGATTTCTCTACGGCTTCGCTTTATTCTACTTAACCTCGCATGTTGACATAACTCGCCGGTCCATTCTGCAAGATGTACGCCATCACCCATTAACGGGCTCTGACTAACTGTAAGTAATTGGTTTCAGAATCTATTTCACTCCCCTCCCGGGGTTCTTTTCACCTTTCCCTCACGGTACTAGTTCACTATCGGTGTCTGGTTAGTATTTAGCCTTACCGGGTGGTCCCGGCAAATTCAGACAGGGTTTCACGTGCCCCGCCCTACTCAGGATACTGCTAGGAGATTTATACATTTCGCTTACGGGAATTTCACCCTCTATGTTTAAGCGTTCCAACTTATTCTGCTATGTACAAATTCATTAATCCATGTCGCAGTCCTACAACCCCAACAACATGTGCTGGTTTGGGCTCTTCCCCGTTCGCTCGCCACTACTTAGGGAATCATTCTTTATTTTCTCTTCCTGCTGCTACTGAGATGTTTCAATTCACAGCGTGTCTCTTCATTCGACTATGAATTCATCGATATGATAATTGAGGATTAGCTCAATTAGGTTTCCCCATTCGGAAATCCCCGGATAACAGCTTATTTCCAGCTAACCGAGGCTTATCGCAGGTAATCACGTCCTTCATCGACTTCCAGACCCAAGGCATCCACCAAAAACTCTTGCTTGTTTAATAGTTTTGTTAATTGTATGACCTATTGTTTGTCTTTATAAAATATAAATATTCTATGGTTGATCTAAACTTTGAAATATTAATTAATATATCAATGTCGATATTCAGTTTTCAAAGAACCGAGAGATAAATCTCTCAAAACTGGATACAAATATTTTTTCCATAAC is a window of Metamycoplasma hominis ATCC 23114 DNA encoding:
- the rplJ gene encoding 50S ribosomal protein L10 — encoded protein: MSALKDAKVLVVEEISNNLKESQALYVINYATLDVVSFQEIRKELAPNNALLKVYKNRLVKQALKNTEYANINDSLVLQNAYAFVKGDSLAALKTLVGLKKKFPALRIVSGIYENKVVDEKTLDEISKLPSFTESLMILGNSLLSPLKQLSIGLNELIKQGKISE